A stretch of Pseudomonas sp. CCC3.1 DNA encodes these proteins:
- a CDS encoding efflux RND transporter periplasmic adaptor subunit — protein MRIQAKKIVVGTLVVVLIGAAIWQFKRPAANKPVAGTAVPVRVIQVVQHDVPRYVSGIGAVLSLHSVMIRPQIDGILTQLLVKEGQTVKAGDLLATLDDRSIKASLDQAKAQLGQSQAQLQVALIDLKRYQLLSVDNGVSKQTLDQQQALVNQLKATAQGNQAAIDAAQVQLSYTQIHSPVTGRVGIRAVDPGNFLRVSDTQGLFSVTQLDPIAVEFSLPQQWLPTLHELLDAKDPARVKAFLGDADHSATPLGEGRLSLIDNQVSATTGTIKVKAQFDNPTHTLWPGQLVNVEIQTGLDQRALVVPPQVVQRGLDNHFVYRVKGDTVETVPVQVVYQDTELSIVSGVNVGDTLVSDGQSRLKPGSRIETLSEPDLANADSVKPVQP, from the coding sequence ATGCGCATTCAAGCTAAAAAAATAGTAGTGGGCACGTTGGTTGTAGTCCTGATAGGCGCCGCTATATGGCAGTTCAAACGCCCCGCCGCGAATAAACCTGTCGCGGGCACGGCGGTCCCGGTACGCGTCATTCAAGTGGTGCAACACGATGTGCCGCGCTATGTCAGCGGGATCGGCGCCGTGTTGTCGCTGCACAGTGTGATGATTCGCCCGCAGATCGACGGCATCCTCACTCAGTTGCTGGTCAAGGAAGGTCAGACCGTCAAGGCCGGTGATCTGCTGGCGACTCTGGATGATCGCTCGATCAAAGCCAGCCTCGATCAGGCCAAAGCGCAACTGGGGCAAAGTCAGGCGCAGTTGCAAGTCGCACTGATCGATCTCAAGCGTTACCAGTTGCTCAGCGTCGACAACGGTGTCTCCAAGCAAACACTCGATCAACAGCAAGCGCTGGTTAATCAACTAAAAGCGACCGCGCAGGGCAATCAGGCGGCCATTGACGCCGCCCAGGTGCAGTTGTCATACACGCAGATTCACTCCCCGGTGACGGGCCGCGTGGGGATTCGCGCGGTCGATCCGGGTAATTTCCTGCGGGTCAGCGATACCCAAGGGCTGTTTTCCGTGACCCAGCTCGACCCGATTGCCGTTGAGTTTTCACTGCCTCAGCAATGGTTGCCAACCCTGCACGAATTGCTCGACGCCAAAGACCCGGCGCGGGTCAAAGCCTTTTTGGGTGACGCCGATCACAGCGCCACGCCGCTGGGCGAAGGCCGCTTGAGCCTGATTGATAACCAGGTGTCCGCCACCACCGGCACGATCAAGGTCAAAGCCCAGTTCGACAACCCCACACACACGCTGTGGCCGGGGCAACTGGTGAATGTCGAAATTCAGACCGGGCTCGATCAACGCGCGCTGGTCGTACCGCCGCAAGTGGTGCAGCGCGGGCTGGACAATCATTTCGTGTACCGAGTCAAAGGGGATACGGTCGAAACGGTGCCCGTGCAGGTGGTCTATCAGGACACCGAGCTGAGTATCGTCAGTGGCGTGAATGTGGGCGATACGTTGGTCAGCGATGGTCAATCGCGGCTTAAACCCGGCTCACGGATTGAAACCTTGAGCGAGCCAGATCTGGCTAACGCGGACAGCGTCAAACCGGTGCAACCATGA